In Gemmatimonadota bacterium, the sequence TGCGGCGCTCATGTGGCGCGCGGGCGGGCTAGGCTCCCCCTGAGGCCCCCGCCCGCGTGACGCAGCGTGATTCACCACCCCGGAGGAAAGGCTGCATGACCCCGAGAACCGTAGGACGATGGCTGGGAGGGATGCTCGCGTTGCTCGGGCTCCTCATCCTGGCGGCGGACGGTGCCTCCGCCCAGAACACGACCGGCACGATCCGCGGCTACGTGAAGGCCGCCAGCGGCGGCCCCCTGGCCGCGGCCGAGATCACCGCGCGGAACCCCGAGACCGGGGTGAGCCGCTCGACCACCAGCCGGGCGGACGGCTTCTACGTACTGCCGGGCCTGCCGCCGGCGCTGTACGAGGTGGCGGTGCGCCACATCGGCAACGCGCCGCAGGTGCGGCGGGTGCGGGTGCAGATCGGCGCGGTGGCGCTGGAGGACTTCACGCTGTCCGACCAGGCGGTGGAGCTCGAGGAGATCGCGGTCATCGCCGCCCCGGCGGCGGAAACCCGCACCTCGGAAGTGGCCACCAACGTCACGGCGGAGCAGATCGAGAAGCTGCCGACTCCGAGCCGCAACTTCCTGGACCTGGCGGCGCTCTCGCCGGGCGTCACCACGTCCGAGGACCGTATCAACGGCCAGACCCGCACCTTCCAGGGTGGCGGCCAGTCCCCGAACGCCGTGAACGTGTTCATCGACGGCACCAGCCTCAAGAACGACCTCACCGGCGGCGGCGTGAGCGGCCAGGATGCCAGCCGCGGCAATCCGTTCCCGCGCAACGCGATCCAGGAGTACCGGGTCATCAGCCAGAACTTCAAGGCCGAGTACCAGAACTCCAGCAGCTCGATCATCACCGCGCAGACCAAGTCGGGCGGCAACATCTGGTCCGGCAACGCCTTCTTCAGCTACCAGGACAAGGGGCTGGTGGCGCTCGACAGCTTCCAGCGGGCCGACAAGACCAACAACCCGGCGTTCAAGGAGCCCGAGTACGCCCGCTACCTGGTGGGCCTGAGCGCGGGCGGCCCGCTCATCAAGGACAAGCTGCACATCTTCGGCAGCTACGAGGGGAACTACCAGAACCGGCAGAACCGGGTGGCCATGACGCCGACTCCGACCGGCTTCGCCGCGCTCGACTCGGTGGACCTGGCGGGCTACAACGGCGCCTTCACCTCGCCGTTCCGGGAGTCGCTGTTCTTCGGCAAGGCCACCTACGCGGTGAGCGCGCACTCCTCGGCCGAGCTCAGCTTCAGCACCCGGCGCGAGACCGACGAGCGGGACTTCGGCGGCACCCGGTCGTTCCAGTCGGCGGTCAACTTCCGCCAGAACGTGTCGATCGGCCAGCTGCGGTACAACTGGTTCAGCGGCGCCTGGCTCAACGAGGCCAAGGTGGACTACAGCCACTTCCGCCGGAACCCGGAGCCCGCCACCGGGGGCCTGGCGTCGCGGATCTACCAGTACAACAACACCGACAACCGCATCGGCAGCGACCTGAGCACGCAGGACTTCCTCCAGAAGCGGATCGGCTTCCGGGACGACCTGACCTACTCGGGCTTCCAGGCCGGCGGGCAGCATGTGATCAAGACCGGCGTGAACGTCGATTTCGTGACCTACGATATCGTGAAGGACAACGACGGCACGCCCCGCTTCATGTACCGGGACAGCCTGAACGGGCTCTCCTACGCCTTCCGCAATCCGTACCAGCTCGTTTACGGCACCGGCAACCCGAACCTGGACACCAAGAACACCAAGATCGGGCTGTACCTGCAGGACGACTGGAGCCCGACCTCGCGCCTGACGTTCAACCTGGGCGTGCGCTGGGACTATGAAACGAACATGTTCAACACCGATTACAAGACCCCGCAGAACGTGATCGACACGCTGACGCGGTACAACGACTCGCTGCCGAGCCCGCTGGACCTCAACCGCTACACCACCAACGGCTCCGATCGCTCGCCGTTCGGGGGCGCGCTCCAGCCGCGGGTCGGGTTCTCCTACGCGCTCGACGACGCGAACACGACCACGATCTTCGGCGGCTTCGGCATCTACTACGACCGGACGATCTTCGACGTGTCGGTGGACGAGACCCTCAAGCTCTCGCACCCCACCTTCACGGTGAACTTCGCCCACCCGGATTCCGCCCCGGGCACCGGCGAGGTGGCGTGGAACGATTCCTACCTGGACGCCGACCGGGCCACCCTGGACCAGCTGGTGCACACCACCGGGAC encodes:
- a CDS encoding TonB-dependent receptor, which codes for MLALLGLLILAADGASAQNTTGTIRGYVKAASGGPLAAAEITARNPETGVSRSTTSRADGFYVLPGLPPALYEVAVRHIGNAPQVRRVRVQIGAVALEDFTLSDQAVELEEIAVIAAPAAETRTSEVATNVTAEQIEKLPTPSRNFLDLAALSPGVTTSEDRINGQTRTFQGGGQSPNAVNVFIDGTSLKNDLTGGGVSGQDASRGNPFPRNAIQEYRVISQNFKAEYQNSSSSIITAQTKSGGNIWSGNAFFSYQDKGLVALDSFQRADKTNNPAFKEPEYARYLVGLSAGGPLIKDKLHIFGSYEGNYQNRQNRVAMTPTPTGFAALDSVDLAGYNGAFTSPFRESLFFGKATYAVSAHSSAELSFSTRRETDERDFGGTRSFQSAVNFRQNVSIGQLRYNWFSGAWLNEAKVDYSHFRRNPEPATGGLASRIYQYNNTDNRIGSDLSTQDFLQKRIGFRDDLTYSGFQAGGQHVIKTGVNVDFVTYDIVKDNDGTPRFMYRDSLNGLSYAFRNPYQLVYGTGNPNLDTKNTKIGLYLQDDWSPTSRLTFNLGVRWDYETNMFNTDYKTPQNVIDTLTRYNDSLPSPLDLNRYTTNGSDRSPFGGALQPRVGFSYALDDANTTTIFGGFGIYYDRTIFDVSVDETLKLSHPTFTVNFAHPDSAPGTGEVAWNDSYLDADRATLDQLVHTTGTPEAWLIDNKVKAPKSRQWNLGIRRVFGSVTASATYVGVRGVDQLTMNWANFGLNPDGSCCTSFPISNHGFSNFIYSTSDGKTWYDALQVQVDRPYRRTSERFGWGAGLALTYAERSVQGVDALGDLFAFPNTKNIPKHPANDEKVRIVANWIMDVPFLYGIQFGGLVTLGSGNRSDVGCPARFCGTGYERGGFTPKRYNFIVPGAFAYRMVDLRVRKDFPNFGGNTLGVTVDLFNAFNYQNFGCYNTGSKTDPNFGKAGCVVSDARRFQLGMEYAF